A genomic region of Glycine max cultivar Williams 82 chromosome 15, Glycine_max_v4.0, whole genome shotgun sequence contains the following coding sequences:
- the LOC100814053 gene encoding uncharacterized protein — MEETVDLRNGVELAASVSDKHLDLLRPSARNYSIFRGQAMDVADHEKGNYTLIRGPEDFQTGLYDKPLPCYGCGIGWFSFLFGFLCPPLWYYATILYFGNYYRKDPRERAGLGASAIAALICSVALLIVGAILMLRSP; from the exons ATGGAAGAAACTGTTGATTTGAGAAATGGTGTGGAATTGGCAGCATCAGTCTCTGATAAGCATCTTGACCTTCTAAGGCCATCAGCAcgaaattattcaatttttagaG GTCAAGCAATGGATGTTGCAGACCATGAAAAGGGCAACTATACCCTAATTAGAGGTCCAGAGGATTTCCAAACGGGACTTTATGACAAACCCCTTCCATGTTATGGTTGTGGAATTGGATGGTTTTC GTTTCTTTTTGGATTTCTATGTCCACCTCTGTGGTACTATGCAACAATCCTCTACTTTGGAAATTATTATAGGAAGGATCCTAGGGAACGGGCAGGGTTAGGAGCCTCTGCAATTGCT GCATTAATATGCTCAGTAGCATTGCTGATCGTAGGAGCTATTCTTATGTTACGCTCCCCCTAA